One Brevibacillus choshinensis genomic window carries:
- a CDS encoding phage major capsid protein, protein MRTNGQIISKAATTTASDSSALNFKQVEKFLDMAYDSTGFLRGIRHETRTSAQGTIDKIGVTGRNLRSKIEDTEATNTKKPTFPQVPYSVTPVVLPFEITEEFIRQTQRVRGQNAEEVILRHMTLNYGDNMQDLGFNGDIATLNTDPDYDFLKINDGWLKLAQTTGNYIDWATITAAEKTGILFELERAIPTRQRTGGTFKYFMHPNTYSKRLQKLAEMDNSASVQLQITGGVKKINSYDVEEVAHMPEGAILFTYQPNFVMVHTYAMQIRKTTEGKEAIYADKRFYAIHSDFDPIFEEPAAVAYVEGVEF, encoded by the coding sequence ATGAGAACAAACGGACAAATTATTAGCAAAGCTGCGACTACAACCGCGAGCGACTCTTCGGCTCTTAACTTCAAACAAGTCGAAAAGTTCTTGGACATGGCGTATGATTCTACTGGTTTTCTTAGAGGAATCCGTCACGAAACCCGTACATCCGCGCAAGGTACAATCGATAAGATCGGTGTAACGGGACGTAACTTGCGTTCTAAAATTGAGGACACTGAAGCAACCAACACAAAGAAACCGACATTCCCACAGGTTCCTTACTCGGTTACTCCTGTTGTGCTGCCATTTGAAATTACTGAAGAATTCATTCGCCAAACACAGCGTGTCCGCGGGCAAAATGCGGAAGAGGTTATCTTGCGCCATATGACATTGAACTATGGCGATAACATGCAGGACCTTGGCTTCAACGGTGACATCGCCACTTTGAATACAGATCCGGACTATGATTTCCTGAAGATCAATGACGGATGGTTGAAGCTAGCTCAAACAACAGGCAACTACATCGATTGGGCAACCATTACTGCTGCTGAGAAAACTGGCATTCTCTTTGAACTGGAACGCGCGATTCCTACTCGCCAGCGTACAGGTGGAACGTTCAAATACTTCATGCATCCGAACACGTATTCCAAACGACTCCAGAAGCTGGCCGAAATGGATAACTCGGCTTCTGTACAGCTGCAGATTACCGGCGGTGTGAAGAAGATCAACTCCTATGATGTGGAAGAGGTTGCTCACATGCCTGAAGGTGCGATCCTGTTCACGTACCAGCCGAACTTTGTCATGGTACACACTTATGCCATGCAGATTCGGAAGACTACGGAAGGCAAAGAAGCGATCTACGCTGACAAACGTTTCTACGCGATCCACTCCGACTTTGACCCGATCTTCGAGGAACCGGCAGCGGTTGCCTACGTTGAAGGGGTGGAGTTTTAA
- a CDS encoding XkdF-like putative serine protease domain-containing protein, whose translation MGKKYALKDARITHISLVDKGANGKPFAILKEEGKEALQKDIRIAKADKAKQIVYGLVYEPDEEDSHGDTMTAGEIEKAAHGFMERQSTYNIDKQHDLDADKGYVVESYIAPVDMELGDQEIKKGSWVAGVKVTDDDTWEQIEKGEITGFSMWGVGKREQIEKASSHTDHETVEKGLLYSIAKALTRIVKGDVKDKYERNKQNNNFWTALSSFESTIKRYNWQTDRYEFESDPEKAKEAIQEFADILQEILGANDIAKALGKPPEQIAKAGRKISTARLDKLKQAHTTIADLLAEVEDKEEDDVKAEDIQKAVEAAMSPITKQLTALQTEVAELKKAEGGEGDDQQKDPASAQLTDALAKVLEPISKQMETLGQEVQLIKNARGSSQQQPADDQIQKNEDDSSFDGLL comes from the coding sequence TTGGGGAAAAAGTACGCACTGAAAGACGCGAGGATCACACACATTTCCCTCGTTGATAAAGGGGCAAATGGAAAACCCTTTGCAATCCTCAAGGAAGAAGGAAAAGAGGCGCTGCAAAAGGATATCCGTATTGCTAAGGCAGACAAGGCCAAGCAAATTGTTTACGGCCTAGTGTATGAGCCAGATGAAGAGGACTCCCACGGAGATACAATGACCGCCGGCGAAATTGAGAAGGCGGCCCACGGCTTCATGGAACGTCAAAGCACATACAACATCGATAAGCAGCACGATTTGGATGCCGACAAAGGGTACGTGGTGGAATCGTACATCGCACCAGTAGACATGGAACTAGGCGATCAGGAGATCAAGAAAGGCTCTTGGGTGGCTGGGGTAAAGGTAACAGATGACGATACTTGGGAACAAATCGAAAAAGGCGAGATTACCGGCTTCTCTATGTGGGGAGTTGGGAAACGCGAACAAATCGAAAAAGCCTCTTCGCATACCGATCATGAAACGGTAGAGAAGGGGCTTTTGTATTCCATCGCAAAGGCATTAACCCGGATAGTAAAGGGCGATGTCAAAGACAAGTATGAGCGTAACAAGCAGAACAATAATTTTTGGACTGCCTTGAGCTCATTTGAGTCTACGATCAAACGCTATAACTGGCAGACCGATCGCTATGAGTTTGAAAGCGATCCGGAAAAGGCGAAAGAGGCAATCCAAGAGTTTGCAGACATCCTGCAAGAGATTCTTGGGGCAAACGACATCGCCAAGGCACTAGGAAAACCGCCTGAACAGATTGCCAAGGCCGGCCGAAAGATCTCAACAGCTCGTCTGGACAAATTGAAACAAGCCCATACCACCATTGCAGACCTTCTGGCTGAGGTGGAAGACAAGGAGGAAGATGACGTGAAAGCAGAGGACATCCAAAAAGCAGTAGAGGCGGCTATGTCGCCAATTACCAAACAATTGACTGCCCTTCAAACAGAAGTAGCAGAACTGAAAAAGGCAGAAGGCGGGGAGGGAGACGATCAACAAAAGGATCCGGCCAGCGCCCAGCTGACAGATGCACTTGCAAAGGTGCTGGAGCCTATCAGCAAACAAATGGAGACCTTGGGACAAGAAGTGCAGCTGATAAAAAACGCACGTGGCTCCAGCCAACAACAGCCTGCTGATGACCAGATTCAAAAAAATGAGGACGACAGTTCTTTTGATGGACTGTTGTAA
- a CDS encoding phage minor head protein translates to MCDRCLHLIAKADDDDFLDSLDLTHAERELLEKLYKEGEGTIADLLGLQGKALDEAIQELSEELASDADELWKVILQIQGGDYFQVKFEQAVYDAFMPLFHLAGESEAIGINTDVTWEQENKAAAKFAKRLKQLVPAMSDTSADHMLRSFQRATEVGKTPAERATLVKEVSKQAAAGEEGPFTMTRAVTISRTLSTAAANGGKLEGWKQTGLVKKKRWRAANNKRTRNDHKEANGQEVDIDKPFKVGGERLMHPGDPAGSAKQIVHCRCTMQAVF, encoded by the coding sequence ATGTGTGATCGATGCCTGCATCTGATTGCCAAAGCGGACGACGATGACTTTCTCGATAGCCTGGATCTAACCCATGCGGAGCGTGAGCTTCTTGAAAAGTTGTACAAGGAAGGCGAAGGAACGATTGCGGACCTTCTGGGACTACAGGGCAAGGCGCTTGATGAAGCCATACAGGAATTGAGCGAGGAGTTGGCCTCTGACGCAGACGAGCTATGGAAAGTCATCTTGCAGATACAAGGCGGAGACTACTTTCAGGTGAAGTTTGAACAAGCCGTCTACGACGCGTTCATGCCCTTGTTCCATCTCGCAGGAGAGTCCGAAGCCATCGGAATTAATACAGACGTAACGTGGGAGCAGGAAAACAAAGCAGCGGCCAAATTTGCTAAGAGGCTAAAGCAGCTGGTGCCTGCTATGAGTGACACATCTGCTGACCACATGCTCCGATCTTTCCAGCGTGCCACTGAAGTAGGGAAGACACCTGCAGAGCGTGCAACCCTAGTGAAAGAGGTAAGTAAGCAAGCAGCAGCCGGGGAAGAGGGGCCGTTCACGATGACCAGGGCCGTTACCATCTCCCGGACCTTATCCACGGCGGCAGCCAACGGTGGAAAGTTGGAGGGGTGGAAACAGACCGGCCTCGTGAAGAAAAAGCGCTGGCGGGCGGCAAACAACAAGCGCACGCGGAATGATCACAAAGAGGCAAACGGCCAAGAGGTCGATATTGATAAGCCGTTCAAGGTGGGAGGTGAAAGGCTGATGCATCCAGGCGATCCAGCAGGAAGTGCAAAACAAATCGTGCATTGTCGTTGTACTATGCAGGCTGTTTTCTAA